The following proteins come from a genomic window of Tepidiforma thermophila:
- a CDS encoding GAF domain-containing protein, which translates to MTRATANTGEVEEVAARFAEAAARELGADCVYVAVSRRGRRAFWWPLEGPLSPGGWPFDHRRSDRAFVEAVEREGAAVIADTLELPNPTPGQRAAIAAGVRSTVRLPLTDERGRAVGFVLAGSLRPGAFSGEHLGRLAQLAAAAMAELRPRLLLERLEFEREVRAAEADLLATIAAAEDEASLLEGVAAGVRAATGADAVFVLVEGGPGGERTVRSAPAGMLTPGLWEAAIAAATDRRNRRLTEERPGETWVRESLDEPDLMPAEAFAREALGMGSLAAAVRSRRWGGLGLAVVALRREPSAWCSTERSFLARVARVVELGVERLRRGELAVAHAVALEQHAGMLSVAAELLETLWEARELGPACQAIAERLRDYFGADHVAVGTVDLERRRRELLGLSSAVMRASDLQPELTDADVAAYREALAHRDEPAGDIFATLPPNPGTAIGRERGLLSGMRVPFRLTDGTVGLVTVGSRRAHRYTRADEERLMELARTLAVAIDRVRLLGRLAEQSELLEAKTRVLLALTPAASMRDAGDVFVREVRRIFGASHAVVLTTGPGGQPRLSAASDHFSAGELAELERAVREEPDAWRGLVVGGPVLVEDARAGALDRATQMLAEHGLRSVMRAPIRDGAGAVRGIATVAAAAPRAWDGEDLAQFGELAATLGTVLERAYLIASAHEQAQRARAVLDLLGALGAHDRLEEMAAQVAGALRAMYGADQCAIGVVEGSSVRVAGADPEGAGWRAGDVLTAEEVFDAWPPAGPVVHVFDDLAAAPGLTATAAAALEAGIRSSMRVAVRDGDSVCGVVTLGARQPGRFGRAEAEQLAQAVQPLALAIRHFRSREEQARRTARLEATTRILARLNAGGTAERVAQRFLADCRALFGAAFGAVFLVEPGQAVARRLAVDAGIALPAEAFADELPVGRLRGAGSAGRAAPEFAADARDEAPLHAGHRALLEAGLCSVIRAPLVVHDAVRGLVELWGEGTGRFGAEDAELLATLAGPLALALEKASALESLAESELKYRSLVAQAEEMILTVDAASRRILDANPFAARVLGYAQRELQSLRLDDISMADEAELGAFMARIHADGEVHLADVRYRKRDGSPLDVEVVASLVAYGGREAVLVLARDVSERKALLAQLMQSQKMESLGTMAGAVAHDFNNLLTTILGFAGLLKRSRNLDSDERENVALIEEAARKAADLTGRLLSFARGGLVRFGRVDLLTVIEDTVQLVAPAISSRIAVDVELPETPLIIEGDSGQLQQALTNIVLNARDVMPEGGRIAIRAGATGPLAWVEIADTGPGMTDEVRMRIFEPFYTTKPPGSGTGLGMAITYGIVQGHHGDITVDSEPGRGTTFTLSFPLAPGGADATGDVFSAGEGNLVLVVDDDPMVRRALAATLGELGYNVVEAPGGATAVEIVRARPDRFAAVLLDLVMPGMTGSETFRALTAIRPDLPVVVCTGYAADAHIDTDVKRRIAGLIQKPFTAERLARALEAAGARPRRR; encoded by the coding sequence ATGACGCGCGCAACAGCCAACACCGGGGAGGTCGAGGAGGTCGCTGCCCGCTTTGCGGAGGCGGCAGCCCGCGAACTCGGGGCCGACTGCGTGTACGTGGCGGTCAGCCGGCGCGGCAGGCGGGCGTTCTGGTGGCCGCTCGAGGGACCGCTTTCGCCCGGGGGCTGGCCGTTCGACCACCGGCGGAGCGACCGCGCCTTCGTGGAGGCGGTAGAGCGGGAGGGTGCGGCCGTCATCGCAGATACGCTGGAGCTGCCAAACCCGACGCCGGGCCAGCGGGCGGCGATTGCGGCGGGCGTGCGCAGCACAGTTCGGCTTCCCCTCACCGACGAACGCGGGAGGGCGGTCGGGTTCGTGCTTGCCGGGAGCCTGAGGCCGGGCGCGTTTTCGGGAGAGCACCTCGGGAGGCTGGCGCAGCTGGCCGCCGCTGCGATGGCGGAGCTGCGGCCCCGGCTGCTGCTCGAACGGCTGGAGTTCGAGCGGGAGGTCCGGGCAGCGGAAGCGGACCTGCTGGCCACGATCGCCGCGGCAGAGGACGAGGCGAGCCTGCTGGAGGGCGTCGCGGCGGGTGTGCGTGCGGCCACCGGGGCGGATGCGGTCTTCGTGCTGGTTGAGGGCGGCCCTGGCGGTGAGCGGACGGTGCGGTCGGCGCCGGCCGGCATGCTCACACCGGGGCTGTGGGAGGCGGCGATCGCCGCAGCAACGGACCGGCGGAATCGGCGGCTGACCGAGGAACGGCCGGGCGAGACGTGGGTGCGGGAATCGCTCGACGAGCCGGACCTGATGCCGGCGGAAGCGTTCGCGCGGGAGGCGCTGGGGATGGGGTCGCTGGCGGCGGCGGTGCGGTCGCGCCGCTGGGGCGGGCTGGGGCTGGCGGTGGTGGCGCTGCGGCGGGAGCCGTCGGCCTGGTGCTCGACGGAGCGCAGCTTCCTGGCGCGCGTCGCGAGAGTGGTGGAGCTGGGGGTTGAGCGGCTGCGGCGCGGGGAGCTGGCGGTCGCGCACGCCGTGGCACTCGAGCAGCATGCGGGGATGCTCAGCGTTGCAGCGGAGCTTTTGGAAACGCTCTGGGAGGCCCGGGAGCTGGGGCCGGCCTGCCAGGCGATTGCCGAGCGGCTGCGCGACTACTTCGGCGCCGACCATGTGGCGGTCGGGACCGTCGACCTCGAGCGGCGGCGCCGGGAGCTGCTCGGGCTGAGCTCGGCGGTGATGCGCGCGTCGGACCTGCAGCCGGAGCTGACCGACGCCGACGTGGCCGCCTACCGGGAGGCGCTGGCGCACCGCGACGAGCCCGCCGGGGATATTTTCGCGACGCTGCCGCCCAACCCGGGAACGGCGATCGGGCGGGAACGGGGGCTCCTCTCGGGGATGCGCGTGCCCTTCCGGCTCACCGACGGGACGGTGGGACTGGTGACGGTGGGCAGCAGGCGCGCGCACCGGTACACCCGGGCCGATGAAGAGCGGCTGATGGAGCTGGCGCGGACGCTGGCGGTGGCGATCGACCGGGTCCGGCTGCTCGGGCGGCTGGCGGAGCAATCGGAGCTGCTGGAGGCGAAGACGCGCGTGCTGCTCGCACTCACGCCGGCGGCTTCGATGCGGGACGCGGGTGACGTGTTCGTGCGGGAGGTGCGACGGATCTTCGGCGCATCGCATGCGGTGGTCCTGACCACGGGCCCCGGGGGTCAGCCGAGGCTCTCGGCCGCGAGCGACCACTTTTCGGCCGGGGAGCTGGCCGAACTCGAGCGGGCGGTGCGGGAGGAGCCGGACGCCTGGCGGGGGCTGGTCGTGGGCGGCCCCGTGCTGGTGGAGGATGCCCGGGCCGGGGCGCTCGACCGCGCCACGCAGATGCTTGCGGAGCACGGGCTGCGGAGCGTCATGCGGGCGCCGATCCGGGACGGGGCAGGAGCCGTGCGGGGCATCGCCACCGTGGCAGCGGCGGCGCCGCGCGCCTGGGACGGGGAGGACCTGGCCCAGTTCGGCGAGCTGGCGGCGACGCTGGGCACCGTGCTCGAACGGGCGTACCTCATCGCCTCGGCGCACGAGCAGGCGCAGCGGGCACGGGCCGTGCTCGACCTGCTGGGCGCGCTCGGTGCGCACGACCGACTCGAGGAGATGGCAGCGCAGGTAGCGGGAGCGCTCCGGGCGATGTACGGCGCGGACCAGTGCGCGATCGGGGTCGTCGAAGGGAGCAGCGTGCGGGTCGCGGGGGCCGACCCGGAGGGCGCCGGATGGCGCGCGGGCGATGTGCTGACGGCAGAGGAGGTGTTCGATGCGTGGCCGCCGGCAGGCCCCGTGGTGCACGTCTTCGACGACCTGGCCGCTGCGCCGGGGTTGACGGCGACCGCGGCGGCGGCGCTGGAGGCAGGCATCCGCTCGAGCATGCGGGTGGCGGTCCGCGACGGCGACAGCGTCTGCGGGGTGGTAACCCTCGGGGCGCGCCAGCCGGGCCGATTCGGCCGGGCCGAGGCGGAGCAGCTCGCCCAGGCGGTGCAGCCGCTGGCGCTTGCCATCCGGCACTTCCGCAGCCGCGAGGAGCAGGCCCGGCGGACGGCGCGGCTCGAGGCGACCACGCGCATCCTGGCCCGGCTGAACGCCGGCGGCACGGCCGAGCGGGTGGCCCAGCGGTTCCTCGCGGATTGCCGGGCGCTCTTCGGTGCGGCGTTCGGGGCGGTGTTCCTGGTCGAACCCGGGCAGGCCGTCGCCCGCCGCCTCGCCGTGGACGCCGGCATCGCGCTGCCGGCGGAGGCCTTCGCGGACGAACTGCCGGTCGGCCGGCTGCGGGGCGCCGGATCGGCCGGCCGGGCCGCCCCGGAGTTCGCGGCCGACGCGCGCGACGAGGCCCCGCTGCACGCAGGACACCGGGCGCTGCTGGAGGCCGGCCTCTGTTCGGTCATCCGGGCGCCGCTCGTGGTGCACGATGCGGTACGCGGCCTGGTCGAGCTCTGGGGCGAGGGCACCGGGCGGTTCGGCGCCGAGGATGCCGAGCTGCTGGCGACGCTGGCGGGGCCGCTCGCGCTGGCGCTGGAGAAGGCCTCGGCGCTGGAGTCGCTGGCGGAGAGCGAGCTGAAGTACCGCTCGCTGGTGGCGCAGGCGGAGGAGATGATCCTCACGGTCGATGCGGCCAGCCGGCGCATCCTCGATGCGAACCCGTTCGCGGCACGCGTGCTCGGCTATGCGCAGCGGGAGCTGCAGTCGCTCCGCCTCGACGATATTTCGATGGCAGACGAGGCGGAGCTCGGCGCGTTCATGGCGCGCATCCACGCCGACGGCGAGGTGCACCTCGCCGACGTGCGCTACCGGAAGCGGGACGGCTCGCCGCTCGACGTGGAGGTGGTCGCCTCGCTTGTGGCCTACGGCGGGCGCGAGGCGGTGCTCGTGCTCGCCCGCGATGTGTCGGAACGGAAGGCGCTGCTGGCCCAGCTGATGCAGAGCCAGAAGATGGAATCGCTCGGGACGATGGCCGGCGCAGTGGCGCACGACTTCAACAACCTGCTGACGACGATTCTGGGGTTCGCCGGCCTGCTGAAGCGCTCGCGCAACCTCGACAGCGACGAGCGCGAGAACGTGGCGCTCATCGAGGAGGCGGCCCGCAAGGCGGCCGACCTCACGGGACGGCTGCTGTCGTTCGCACGCGGCGGGCTCGTCCGCTTCGGGCGGGTCGACCTGCTGACGGTGATCGAGGACACGGTGCAGCTGGTGGCGCCGGCAATCAGTTCGCGCATCGCGGTGGACGTGGAGCTGCCGGAGACGCCGCTGATCATCGAGGGCGATTCGGGGCAGCTGCAGCAGGCGCTGACCAACATCGTGCTGAACGCCCGCGATGTGATGCCCGAGGGCGGGCGGATTGCGATCCGCGCGGGCGCGACCGGCCCGCTGGCGTGGGTCGAAATTGCGGACACCGGCCCGGGGATGACCGACGAGGTGCGGATGCGCATCTTCGAGCCGTTTTACACGACGAAGCCGCCGGGCTCGGGGACGGGCCTCGGCATGGCGATTACGTACGGCATCGTGCAGGGGCACCACGGCGATATCACGGTCGACAGCGAGCCCGGGCGCGGGACGACGTTCACCCTCAGCTTCCCGCTGGCGCCCGGCGGGGCCGACGCCACCGGCGACGTCTTTAGCGCAGGCGAGGGGAACCTCGTTCTGGTGGTGGACGACGACCCGATGGTGCGCCGGGCGCTGGCGGCGACGCTCGGTGAACTGGGCTACAACGTGGTGGAGGCGCCGGGCGGCGCGACGGCGGTCGAGATTGTGCGGGCACGGCCGGACCGGTTCGCGGCGGTGCTGCTCGACCTGGTGATGCCGGGGATGACCGGCTCGGAGACGTTCCGGGCGCTGACGGCCATCCGGCCGGACCTGCCGGTGGTGGTGTGCACCGGGTATGCGGCGGACGCGCACATCGATACGGACGTGAAGCGGCGGATTGCGGGGCTGATCCAGAAGCCGTTTACGGCGGAGCGGCTTGCCCGGGCGCTGGAGGCGGCGGGGGCGCGGCCGCGGAGGCGGTAG
- a CDS encoding heterodisulfide reductase-related iron-sulfur binding cluster — translation MKQGSMTGNGGERRKGTRLRGSWGGIVVPVAILAAISAFETAVHTRDASREVFFNIKTPWLMYFIFAISMAVIFGALLQRLRVWRLGKPHRVNQSLSARITNMLTLGAGTSRVKNDRYAGVMHGFIYSSFVVLTIVTILLALDDYLPVIFGSDREHLFLTGPTYLVYSLVGDVFGVIGLIGIGMAVYRRYISPPDKLNWDRRGTEDAIIVGLLGVVLFSGIVVEGLRLAADEIPAGNESWSKWSPAGYVVAKAVGGISPDTLLNFHVGWWWFHVVGAFVLLTLMALTKFRHIALAPVNAFFKRPTTPLYLEPMGDIEKLIEEGAGLGAGRLQDFTWKTLFDADTCVRCGRCTEVCPAYTAGQPLSPMALIQDIKTYMNHAGPLILKGKNPEEELEPLVGGYIKDETLWACRTCGACMQECPVLVEHVPPIVEMRRYLVMEQARVPATAQAALQNLEQRGHPWRGTQLTRETWIEQLRAQGIDVPIYDGSQEYLYWVGCSGALVERNIPITQAVVKLLLEAGVSFGVLGQAETCNGDPARRLGNEFLFATMAQANADALNEMGVKRVITSCPHCFNTFRNEYPDFGGKWEVTHHADFLQFLLAKGDLKPKEGTGATITVHDSCYLGRGNGIYDTPRQVIEAIPGAKLVEMPRSRERGLCCGAGGGNMWQEEAGTRVNHLRAAEAANTGANIVATACPFCIQMFEDGIPAVQPDEEKRTIRAFDIAELLEVAVRPTARPLRDGDVEVPPGVV, via the coding sequence ATGAAGCAAGGTTCGATGACCGGCAACGGGGGAGAGCGCCGGAAGGGCACGCGGCTGCGCGGCAGCTGGGGCGGCATCGTCGTCCCGGTGGCGATCCTGGCGGCGATTTCGGCCTTCGAGACGGCGGTTCACACCAGGGACGCCTCGCGCGAGGTGTTCTTCAACATCAAGACGCCCTGGCTGATGTACTTCATCTTCGCCATATCGATGGCGGTGATTTTCGGGGCGCTGCTGCAGCGGCTGCGCGTTTGGCGGCTGGGGAAACCGCACCGAGTGAACCAGAGCCTGAGCGCGCGGATTACGAACATGCTGACGCTGGGCGCCGGGACGAGCCGGGTGAAGAACGATCGGTACGCGGGCGTGATGCACGGTTTCATCTACTCCAGCTTCGTGGTGCTGACGATCGTCACCATCCTGCTGGCGCTGGATGACTACCTGCCGGTCATCTTCGGGTCGGACCGGGAGCACCTGTTCCTGACGGGCCCGACATACCTCGTGTATTCGCTCGTGGGCGACGTGTTCGGCGTGATCGGGCTCATCGGCATCGGCATGGCGGTGTACCGGCGGTACATCTCGCCGCCCGACAAGCTGAACTGGGACCGCCGCGGGACGGAGGACGCGATCATCGTCGGCCTGCTGGGCGTTGTGCTGTTCAGCGGGATCGTGGTCGAAGGGCTGCGGCTGGCGGCGGACGAAATCCCGGCGGGGAACGAGTCGTGGTCGAAGTGGTCGCCGGCGGGCTACGTGGTGGCGAAGGCGGTGGGCGGGATTTCGCCCGATACGCTGCTCAATTTCCATGTGGGCTGGTGGTGGTTCCACGTCGTCGGAGCGTTTGTGCTGCTGACGCTGATGGCGCTGACGAAGTTCCGGCACATTGCGCTGGCGCCGGTGAACGCGTTCTTCAAGCGGCCGACCACGCCGCTCTACCTCGAGCCGATGGGCGACATCGAGAAGCTGATCGAGGAGGGCGCGGGGCTCGGCGCAGGCCGGCTGCAGGACTTCACGTGGAAGACCCTGTTCGATGCCGACACGTGCGTGCGCTGCGGGCGGTGCACGGAGGTGTGCCCGGCGTATACGGCGGGGCAGCCGCTGTCGCCGATGGCGCTCATCCAGGACATCAAGACGTACATGAACCACGCGGGCCCGCTCATCCTGAAGGGGAAGAACCCGGAGGAGGAGCTGGAGCCGCTGGTGGGCGGGTACATCAAGGATGAGACGCTCTGGGCCTGCCGCACCTGCGGGGCGTGCATGCAGGAGTGCCCGGTGCTGGTGGAGCACGTGCCGCCGATTGTGGAGATGCGGCGGTACCTGGTGATGGAGCAGGCCCGGGTGCCGGCCACGGCCCAGGCGGCGCTCCAGAACCTGGAGCAGCGCGGCCACCCGTGGCGCGGGACGCAGCTGACGCGGGAGACGTGGATCGAGCAGCTCCGGGCGCAGGGGATCGATGTGCCGATCTACGACGGCTCGCAGGAGTACCTCTACTGGGTGGGCTGCTCGGGCGCGCTGGTGGAGCGGAACATCCCGATTACGCAGGCGGTGGTGAAGCTGCTGCTGGAAGCCGGCGTCAGCTTCGGTGTGCTGGGGCAGGCGGAGACCTGCAACGGCGACCCGGCCCGGCGGCTCGGCAATGAGTTCCTGTTCGCGACGATGGCGCAGGCGAACGCCGATGCGCTGAACGAGATGGGCGTGAAGCGGGTGATCACGAGCTGCCCGCACTGCTTCAACACGTTCCGGAACGAGTACCCGGATTTCGGCGGGAAGTGGGAGGTGACCCACCACGCCGACTTCCTCCAGTTCCTGCTGGCGAAGGGCGACCTGAAGCCGAAGGAGGGGACCGGGGCGACGATTACGGTGCACGACAGCTGCTATCTCGGCCGGGGGAACGGCATCTACGACACGCCGCGGCAGGTCATCGAGGCGATCCCCGGCGCGAAGCTGGTGGAGATGCCGCGGTCGCGGGAGCGCGGGCTCTGCTGCGGAGCCGGCGGCGGGAACATGTGGCAGGAGGAAGCGGGCACGCGGGTGAACCACCTGCGCGCGGCGGAGGCCGCGAATACGGGCGCGAACATCGTGGCGACGGCCTGCCCGTTCTGCATCCAGATGTTCGAGGACGGCATCCCGGCGGTGCAGCCGGACGAGGAGAAGCGGACGATCCGGGCCTTCGATATCGCGGAGCTGCTCGAGGTGGCGGTACGGCCGACCGCACGGCCGCTGCGCGACGGCGACGTCGAGGTGCCGCCGGGCGTGGTGTAG
- the fabF gene encoding beta-ketoacyl-ACP synthase II, whose amino-acid sequence MNETLRSRTRVVVTGLGAITPAGQTVDEFWQNLVDGRSGIGYLTMVDPTGYPCKFAGEVKDWDPTRYIERKAARRMARFSQFMVAAAAQAIADAGLDLDAEDRDRIAVLVGNGGGGYPDIQEAARTLFERGGMRIDPLYLARSLGNMAAAQVSLQFGLRGYNGTIVTACAAGTQAIGEAAWLIRTGRAEIAVTGGCEAGISELGLAGFSVMRALTSFDGPPEEASRPFDATRDGFVPCEGAGALILESEAHARARGARIYAEIAGFGCTNDAFHVAAPPDDGEGAARAMAEALRDAGLSPADIDYINAHATSTPLGDTAETRAIKRVFGKDAYRVAISATKSLIGHGLGASGGMETVATIKTIETGTIHPTINLHHPDPDCDLDYVPNVARKAEVRAALKNSFGFGGQNSSLAIVRYEP is encoded by the coding sequence ATGAACGAAACGCTGCGCTCGCGAACCCGCGTCGTCGTCACCGGCCTCGGCGCCATCACGCCCGCCGGTCAGACCGTCGACGAGTTCTGGCAGAACCTCGTCGACGGCCGCTCGGGCATCGGCTACCTCACCATGGTCGACCCGACCGGCTACCCCTGTAAGTTCGCCGGCGAAGTCAAAGACTGGGACCCGACTCGCTACATCGAGCGCAAGGCCGCCCGCCGCATGGCCCGCTTCTCCCAGTTCATGGTCGCCGCCGCCGCACAGGCCATCGCCGACGCCGGCCTCGACCTCGACGCCGAAGACCGCGACCGCATCGCCGTCCTCGTCGGCAACGGCGGCGGCGGCTACCCCGATATCCAGGAGGCCGCCCGCACCCTCTTCGAGCGCGGCGGCATGCGCATCGACCCCCTCTACCTCGCCCGCTCGCTCGGCAACATGGCCGCGGCCCAGGTCTCCCTCCAGTTCGGCCTGCGCGGCTACAACGGCACCATCGTCACCGCCTGCGCCGCCGGCACCCAGGCCATCGGCGAGGCCGCCTGGCTCATCCGCACCGGCCGCGCCGAGATCGCCGTCACCGGCGGCTGCGAAGCCGGCATCTCCGAGCTCGGCCTCGCCGGCTTCTCCGTCATGCGCGCCCTCACCAGCTTCGACGGCCCGCCCGAGGAAGCCTCCCGCCCCTTCGATGCCACCCGCGACGGCTTCGTCCCCTGCGAAGGCGCCGGCGCGCTCATTCTCGAATCCGAAGCCCATGCCCGCGCCCGCGGCGCACGCATCTACGCCGAGATCGCCGGCTTCGGCTGCACCAACGATGCCTTCCACGTCGCCGCACCGCCCGACGACGGCGAGGGCGCTGCCCGCGCCATGGCCGAGGCCCTCCGCGACGCCGGCCTCTCCCCGGCTGACATCGACTACATCAACGCCCACGCCACCAGCACCCCCCTCGGCGATACCGCCGAAACCCGCGCCATCAAACGCGTCTTCGGCAAAGACGCCTACCGTGTCGCCATCAGCGCCACCAAGTCGCTCATCGGCCACGGCCTCGGCGCCAGCGGCGGCATGGAGACCGTCGCCACCATCAAGACCATCGAAACCGGCACCATCCACCCCACCATCAACCTCCACCACCCCGACCCCGACTGCGACCTCGACTACGTCCCCAACGTCGCCCGCAAGGCCGAAGTTCGCGCCGCCCTCAAAAACAGCTTCGGCTTCGGCGGCCAGAACAGCTCCCTCGCCATCGTCCGCTACGAACCGTAG